The following coding sequences lie in one bacterium genomic window:
- a CDS encoding DUF4325 domain-containing protein, whose translation MKKNQAKEIREFILQNITDHPQDIVAVTEKYFHVTRTTVHRHLSSLIELGHIIKTGKTRDVKYALYSNPDRYLVFDITSELEEDAVWKKHLSQTFEKLPKNIRDICSYGFHEMFNNAIEHSQGTEVIISTHWEKNQVKLNIVDNGIGIFKKIKKKFELSDIRESILELSKGKVTTDPENHTGEGIFFTSRMFDQFYLSANKYAYMRNNPIKDWVFESSDGEAKTGTGVGMVIALDSPTRLENVFRAYTGETHKFDKTHLYIEMAQLGEESFLSRSQARRLLHGIEKFRHVILDFKKVDKIGQAFVDEVFRVFQSRYPEIQFEYINTNEDVKFMIERGRPV comes from the coding sequence ATGAAAAAAAACCAAGCCAAAGAGATACGTGAATTTATTCTCCAAAATATTACCGATCATCCGCAGGATATTGTTGCGGTAACGGAAAAATATTTTCATGTAACCCGCACAACCGTTCATCGCCATCTGAGTAGTCTTATTGAGTTGGGTCATATTATTAAAACCGGTAAAACCAGGGATGTAAAATATGCACTTTACTCAAACCCGGATCGTTATCTGGTTTTTGATATTACATCCGAGCTTGAAGAAGATGCAGTATGGAAAAAACATTTGTCTCAAACTTTTGAAAAACTTCCGAAAAACATCAGGGACATCTGCTCGTATGGCTTTCATGAAATGTTTAATAATGCGATTGAGCATTCTCAAGGAACAGAGGTAATTATTAGTACTCACTGGGAGAAGAATCAAGTAAAGCTGAATATAGTTGATAATGGCATTGGTATTTTTAAAAAAATTAAGAAAAAATTCGAACTTTCCGATATACGCGAGAGTATCTTAGAGTTATCCAAAGGCAAAGTTACGACAGACCCGGAAAATCATACGGGTGAAGGTATTTTTTTTACATCCAGAATGTTTGATCAGTTTTATCTGTCAGCCAATAAATATGCGTATATGAGAAATAATCCGATCAAGGATTGGGTGTTTGAGTCTTCAGATGGCGAGGCAAAAACCGGGACTGGTGTTGGGATGGTCATTGCGCTTGATTCGCCCACAAGGTTGGAAAATGTGTTTAGGGCATATACAGGTGAGACACACAAATTTGACAAAACGCATTTGTATATTGAAATGGCGCAATTGGGGGAGGAATCATTCCTTTCACGTTCACAAGCTCGCCGTTTACTACATGGTATTGAGAAATTCCGGCATGTGATATTGGATTTTAAAAAAGTGGATAAAATTGGCCAGGCATTTGTTGATGAAGTGTTCCGGGTCTTTCAATCGCGCTATCCGGAAATTCAATTTGAATATATCAATACCAATGAAGATGTAAAATTCATGATCGAACGTGGGAGGCCGGTATGA
- a CDS encoding secondary thiamine-phosphate synthase enzyme YjbQ: MNITPDVEKEVAASGIQEGMVLVSAMHITAGVFVNDNEPGLHQDIDDWLERLAPFRPDYRHHRTGETNGDAHLKNLLVHHQVMLPITRGSLDLGPWQAVFYAEFDGQRPKRLVIKVMGD; the protein is encoded by the coding sequence ATTAATATTACTCCTGATGTTGAAAAAGAAGTAGCTGCCTCCGGTATTCAAGAAGGCATGGTACTGGTTTCAGCCATGCATATCACCGCCGGGGTGTTTGTAAATGATAATGAACCAGGACTGCACCAGGACATTGATGACTGGCTTGAGAGGCTGGCGCCTTTTCGCCCGGACTACCGCCACCACCGCACCGGCGAGACCAATGGGGATGCGCATTTGAAAAATCTTTTGGTGCATCATCAGGTGATGCTGCCGATTACCCGGGGCAGCCTTGATCTGGGCCCGTGGCAGGCGGTGTTTTACGCAGAGTTTGACGGCCAACGCCCCAAGCGTCTGGTCATCAAGGTCATGGGGGATTAA
- a CDS encoding NUDIX domain-containing protein: MEQKEEQLEVIDVEGNVLGLATRRECHRDPTLMHRVVHVLVFDRAGHLYLQKRGPHKDIQPGKWDTSVGGHLCPGEQEAEGARRELQEELGISGAVLKELYHYIMWSDVETELVTTFHVIWDGPIRIETAEITEGRFWEVGEIEEHLGTNCFTPNFEDEYRRWKKIRPPQKE, from the coding sequence ATGGAACAAAAAGAGGAACAACTGGAAGTTATTGATGTGGAAGGGAATGTTCTTGGTTTGGCAACGCGCCGGGAATGCCACCGCGATCCCACACTCATGCATCGTGTGGTGCATGTTTTGGTGTTTGATCGTGCAGGTCACCTCTATTTACAAAAGCGCGGGCCGCATAAAGATATTCAACCCGGGAAGTGGGATACTTCCGTGGGCGGGCATTTATGCCCGGGCGAGCAGGAGGCAGAGGGTGCACGCAGAGAATTGCAGGAAGAGCTGGGTATTTCCGGTGCAGTCCTCAAAGAATTATATCACTATATTATGTGGAGTGATGTGGAGACTGAATTGGTCACCACGTTTCACGTAATATGGGACGGGCCTATTCGGATAGAAACAGCGGAAATAACCGAAGGTCGTTTTTGGGAAGTCGGGGAAATAGAAGAGCATTTGGGAACAAACTGTTTTACCCCTAATTTTGAAGATGAGTACCGGCGCTGGAAAAAAATTCGTCCTCCCCAAAAGGAATGA
- a CDS encoding DUF6485 family protein, giving the protein MKYCNCTYPCSRKGICCECVAYHRQLGELPACYFDAKTEKTYDRSVEAYLRSRG; this is encoded by the coding sequence ATGAAATATTGCAATTGCACTTACCCTTGCTCCCGCAAAGGGATTTGCTGTGAGTGTGTGGCGTATCACCGCCAATTGGGGGAACTGCCGGCCTGTTATTTTGATGCGAAAACGGAAAAAACCTACGACCGGAGCGTGGAAGCATATTTACGCTCCCGGGGCTAA
- a CDS encoding MlaD family protein: MKSSRNYPAMQLKVGTLVTIALGIALLAMIFPTKGVNPFSPKFKLVTYYPAVAGLRASSPVWFSGVEVGSVTHVDFVKDSDPPQLKVEMEVEKKVQSYIKTDSTARIKGMGMLGDMYIDLTQGSQAALPVRDGGVIAGVEPKEFKDDLDAMMVSAKGLLVNLEQITRDIREGKGSLGQLAQDPGLYDGLKEAVRELRQFARTLNDGDGTAGKLMQDPELYDELVAAVRDIRVIVADLKDAEQKVLSPETKEKLDETVATASRVIKRVGDYQEKMDKIRFDLSFGLNKYEAAIASGQAQLRIWPNEDRYYVVGIQKITGLYGLETEQTTMEGQLAWRIAETPLFVRGGLIRDEYFVAGLDMRMFEDDFSIMLDAYRIEYDPIQLDVRLGVVFLDLIELTAGVEDVLRSPFYKAGLTIHYRDDDLLTILMKTMF; the protein is encoded by the coding sequence GTGAAAAGTAGTCGTAATTATCCGGCCATGCAATTGAAGGTGGGGACCCTGGTCACTATTGCGTTGGGGATTGCCCTGTTGGCAATGATTTTTCCCACCAAAGGTGTCAATCCGTTCTCACCCAAATTTAAACTGGTGACCTATTATCCGGCGGTTGCCGGGTTGCGCGCCTCCTCGCCGGTCTGGTTTTCCGGTGTCGAAGTCGGCTCGGTAACACATGTGGATTTTGTCAAAGACAGCGATCCGCCGCAGCTTAAAGTCGAGATGGAGGTTGAGAAAAAAGTCCAGTCCTATATTAAGACCGACTCAACCGCAAGGATTAAAGGAATGGGCATGCTGGGTGACATGTATATAGATTTGACCCAGGGAAGTCAAGCTGCGCTGCCGGTACGTGACGGCGGTGTGATTGCCGGGGTTGAACCCAAGGAATTCAAGGATGACTTGGATGCAATGATGGTTTCGGCCAAAGGGTTGTTGGTCAATCTCGAGCAGATCACCCGGGATATTCGGGAGGGTAAGGGTAGTCTGGGGCAATTGGCCCAGGACCCGGGATTGTATGATGGTTTGAAAGAGGCGGTTCGGGAGTTACGGCAATTTGCCCGGACCCTCAATGATGGGGACGGTACTGCCGGAAAACTTATGCAAGACCCGGAATTGTATGATGAGCTGGTCGCAGCAGTCCGCGATATCCGGGTTATTGTGGCTGACCTCAAGGATGCTGAACAGAAAGTTCTTTCGCCTGAGACCAAGGAAAAACTCGACGAGACCGTGGCGACCGCTTCGAGGGTGATCAAACGGGTGGGTGATTATCAGGAAAAAATGGATAAGATTCGTTTTGATCTGAGTTTTGGTTTGAATAAGTATGAAGCTGCGATTGCTTCCGGCCAGGCCCAGTTGCGTATTTGGCCCAATGAGGACCGTTACTATGTGGTGGGGATTCAAAAAATTACCGGGCTGTATGGTCTGGAGACGGAGCAAACCACCATGGAAGGGCAGCTGGCCTGGCGGATTGCTGAAACACCCCTGTTTGTCCGCGGCGGGTTGATTCGGGATGAATATTTTGTGGCGGGTTTGGATATGCGGATGTTTGAGGATGATTTCTCCATCATGCTTGATGCCTACCGGATTGAATATGATCCGATACAGCTGGATGTGAGATTGGGCGTGGTGTTTCTTGATTTGATTGAGTTGACCGCCGGGGTGGAAGATGTTTTGCGATCACCGTTTTATAAAGCCGGTCTGACCATCCACTACCGTGATGATGATTTGCTGACCATATTGATGAAAACGATGTTTTAA
- a CDS encoding ABC transporter permease, whose protein sequence is MKELLKPIQTVVQKMGDYIIFTFQAVISVFRRPPHFRDVLEQLDALGVQSLLIMIPTGLFIGMAITMLLEAEMAVYGAKVYIGRMLGVATVRELGPVITGLMLSGRIGARVASELGSMRVTQQIDSIEGLGQDPMQKLVTPRLLALLVAVPALTMVANLIAMLGGFLVSTVSPGTFWFEARKAFVMRHLAGGFTKPIVFGFIIATIACYMGLRASQGVRGVGQASANAVVASSLLIFLMNYFIGFIVLSIFGV, encoded by the coding sequence GTGAAAGAGCTATTGAAACCCATTCAAACCGTTGTACAAAAAATGGGGGATTATATTATTTTTACGTTTCAGGCGGTGATCTCGGTTTTTCGGCGGCCACCGCATTTTCGTGACGTGCTGGAGCAACTTGATGCCCTGGGTGTCCAGTCACTGTTGATTATGATCCCTACCGGGCTTTTCATCGGGATGGCGATCACAATGCTTTTAGAGGCGGAGATGGCGGTCTATGGTGCCAAGGTATATATCGGGCGCATGCTGGGAGTGGCAACAGTACGTGAGTTGGGACCTGTGATTACCGGGCTCATGTTGTCCGGTCGCATCGGTGCCAGGGTTGCCTCGGAACTCGGTTCCATGCGCGTCACTCAGCAGATTGATTCTATTGAGGGACTGGGTCAGGACCCCATGCAAAAATTAGTCACCCCCCGGTTACTGGCTTTATTGGTGGCAGTACCTGCATTGACCATGGTGGCTAATTTGATTGCCATGCTGGGTGGGTTTTTAGTTTCGACCGTTTCACCGGGAACGTTTTGGTTTGAGGCGCGCAAGGCGTTTGTGATGCGGCACCTTGCCGGCGGTTTTACCAAGCCGATTGTTTTCGGTTTTATTATTGCTACGATCGCTTGTTATATGGGTCTGCGGGCCAGTCAGGGTGTTCGGGGCGTGGGTCAGGCGTCCGCCAATGCCGTGGTGGCCAGTTCTTTGCTTATTTTTTTGATGAACTATTTTATTGGTTTTATTGTGCTTTCCATCTTTGGCGTATAA
- a CDS encoding SDR family NAD(P)-dependent oxidoreductase produces MSKISKPQKAVIIGATSGIGEALARILADHQWVLGLAGRRREKLEQLRQSLKTQIFIQPMDVMQTATARDQLQNLITAMGGMDLLIISAGISRRGASPQQEEEIIQTNINGFTALARSGFEFFTTQKSGHLVGISSISALRGRGENLAYAASKAYASNYLQGLRQKAFRAKMAITVTDVLAGWVDTPLIRGGSSRHFWVAPVNKACCQIFQAIQRKKSTVYITRRWRLLGWFLTLIPDWLHKRL; encoded by the coding sequence ATGTCTAAAATAAGCAAACCACAAAAAGCGGTTATTATCGGTGCAACCTCCGGCATCGGCGAAGCGCTTGCCCGGATTCTGGCTGACCATCAGTGGGTACTCGGCCTTGCCGGTCGCCGCCGGGAAAAACTCGAACAGCTCCGCCAATCGCTCAAAACCCAGATTTTTATTCAACCGATGGATGTTATGCAAACCGCAACCGCGCGTGATCAGCTCCAAAATTTGATTACTGCCATGGGAGGCATGGACCTGCTTATCATCAGTGCCGGTATTTCACGACGCGGCGCCTCACCCCAACAGGAAGAAGAAATTATTCAGACCAACATTAACGGGTTCACGGCATTGGCCCGCTCCGGCTTTGAATTCTTCACCACCCAAAAAAGCGGTCACCTCGTCGGTATTTCCTCAATCTCCGCTCTGCGCGGCCGCGGAGAAAACCTCGCGTATGCCGCTTCCAAAGCCTATGCATCCAACTATCTTCAAGGACTCCGCCAGAAGGCCTTTCGCGCGAAAATGGCGATCACGGTGACGGATGTACTGGCCGGTTGGGTTGACACGCCTTTGATCCGCGGCGGCAGCAGCCGGCATTTTTGGGTTGCCCCGGTCAATAAAGCCTGTTGCCAAATTTTCCAGGCCATTCAAAGAAAAAAGAGTACAGTTTATATTACCCGAAGATGGCGTTTACTCGGTTGGTTTCTTACCCTGATCCCTGACTGGCTGCATAAACGCTTGTAG
- a CDS encoding sodium-dependent transporter, with protein MRTTATGHQRGYFSTNMGFLLAAIGSAIGLGNIWRFSYMAYTNGGGAFLVPYFIALLTAGVPLLILEYGLGHREMASAPLAFAKVNRKTEWLGWWMPLFVMFGIMFYYQVIIGWCANFTIFSFNLAWGADTQDFFLHKYLGITQSPSQLGGLRVPIMLATGLMWMVTWFITWQEVHRGIEKASRIFMPILLGTTLILVGWAMTLPGSGAGIGYYLKPDWSKLLDFKVWIAAYGQIFFTLSIGFGIMIAYASYLPRKSDLVKNALVISLANCIYSFIAGFAVFAILGYLSQVKHLPINQVVQSGPTLAFVVFPEAISKLPFLREVFGILFFSSLTIAGLSSGVSIVESLTSAIMDKFKLRRAWVVTGLCTAGFIGSLIFTTGGGLFWLDILDHFINQYGLVMAGLLQCVFVGYILKAGILRKHINATTQIKLNRGWDRMIKYLTPGILLVMLVRSLYSEIHQGYGGYTTGALLGIGVSWLLATLGAAVMLTFYPWESKRLHSEHVPESDELFR; from the coding sequence ATGCGAACCACCGCTACAGGTCATCAACGCGGTTATTTTTCGACAAATATGGGGTTTTTGCTGGCAGCCATCGGTTCGGCCATTGGATTGGGAAATATTTGGCGTTTTTCCTATATGGCGTATACTAATGGCGGTGGCGCATTTCTTGTTCCCTATTTCATTGCACTGTTAACCGCCGGTGTTCCGCTATTGATTTTGGAATACGGGTTGGGGCATCGGGAAATGGCTTCCGCACCGTTGGCATTTGCCAAGGTAAACCGCAAGACGGAGTGGTTGGGGTGGTGGATGCCGCTGTTTGTTATGTTCGGTATTATGTTTTACTATCAGGTCATTATCGGCTGGTGTGCGAATTTCACGATTTTTTCTTTCAACCTGGCCTGGGGCGCGGATACGCAGGACTTTTTTTTACATAAATATCTGGGGATTACCCAGTCGCCGTCTCAACTGGGCGGACTCAGAGTTCCGATCATGCTGGCCACCGGACTGATGTGGATGGTGACATGGTTTATTACCTGGCAGGAAGTCCACCGCGGGATTGAAAAGGCCAGTAGAATATTTATGCCCATCTTGTTGGGAACCACGTTGATTCTGGTCGGATGGGCCATGACGCTGCCGGGCTCAGGCGCGGGCATTGGATATTATTTAAAACCGGACTGGTCCAAGCTGCTGGATTTCAAGGTTTGGATAGCGGCCTATGGCCAGATTTTTTTCACCCTCTCCATCGGGTTTGGGATCATGATTGCCTATGCCAGTTATTTGCCGCGCAAATCCGATTTAGTGAAAAACGCGTTGGTGATCAGTCTGGCCAATTGTATTTATTCCTTTATTGCGGGGTTTGCTGTGTTCGCCATATTGGGTTATCTGTCCCAGGTCAAGCATCTGCCGATTAACCAGGTGGTCCAGTCCGGGCCGACCCTGGCCTTTGTGGTGTTTCCTGAGGCGATTTCCAAGCTGCCATTTTTAAGGGAGGTTTTTGGGATTTTATTTTTTTCCTCCCTGACCATTGCCGGGCTTTCTTCCGGGGTCTCGATTGTTGAATCTTTGACCAGCGCGATTATGGATAAATTTAAGCTGCGTCGTGCCTGGGTGGTTACCGGGTTGTGTACTGCCGGATTTATCGGCTCATTGATTTTCACCACCGGCGGCGGTTTGTTTTGGCTGGATATTCTGGATCATTTTATTAATCAGTATGGCTTGGTGATGGCCGGGCTGCTGCAGTGTGTCTTTGTGGGCTATATCCTCAAGGCCGGTATTTTGCGCAAGCACATCAATGCCACCACCCAAATAAAGCTTAACCGGGGATGGGATAGGATGATTAAATATTTAACCCCGGGGATTTTACTGGTCATGCTGGTACGTTCTTTATATTCGGAAATTCACCAAGGTTACGGCGGTTATACAACAGGTGCGCTGCTGGGTATCGGTGTCAGCTGGCTTTTGGCCACGCTGGGTGCTGCAGTGATGCTCACGTTCTATCCTTGGGAATCTAAACGCCTGCATTCGGAGCATGTACCTGAATCAGACGAACTTTTTCGTTAA
- a CDS encoding PAS domain S-box protein → MNTKHPTLPVEKPDNQQIHELSAIFSAPEADLALLKEYDLVKVILETSQAIVLILDKDARIVFFNEFLAQLSGYKLDEVKGKEWFPLFLPPAGRSTIRSVFQTILENQTQHIMVNPILLRSGQEKIIEWHNKILRDHDGAVCGVFAFGKDITEQVTTKRLLELQRDLAYSVNNMPSLKKGLPQVFRILQDQTKEIDDCAIALLATPPKKSVCFTSREFPLASNDTAFRFFERLCASTPKLQDKPYYINFKASRENDQDWERTGFLGVGILPIRHENKTLGIFFIASQHYTSLPKNLRSMLELTCTHLGSVLSMLKNREQLHQEKEKYLRIFDSSSDAVLLLDETKIVDCNAAAVKMFRLSGKEEMMAFSILNYSPPLQPNGRSSEDLAQQRTQDAFARGYRRFIWMHCRKNGEAFPAEIQLIPFLTCDKKFIQSNIRDISSQIKNQDNLQKSMDIQASLYELISLSLEKTSLEEFLNSAAAQFLSLPWMEKIINSAIFITDPEQTRLHLNASKELSEEQQKQLHTLALADFTARHTDFLSLPVFACQSQNILDVIQTQGDQSVWICPLQDSKKHLRGIIILTTCRRQNFNSAAEAFFCTAEQMIINVIHRKQAEQTFQTEYTRMDYLINSIPSVVIAVNKNNTITLWNHTAQQLFAIPATEVMGTHFPDCTIPWEWSHTLRNIPNLLHRSKSLKFENIRFTRPDKTEGFLDLLITPLQGTLHQFSEFLLIGIDRTGQKSLETQLLHSQKMESIGQLAAGIAHEINTPTQYVGDNIRFLQDSFGDVFDLLEKFLATYQKYPPAMGDNDSDALAQAVQNLDFNYLLEEVPQAVLQSLEGVERVATIVKAMKGFAHPDGNRTLTASDINLGIQNTVTVSRNEWKYVAETKMDLDPDMPMVPCLPGEINQVILNIIVNAAHAIESQAGSHPEIKGKIKVTTCLNKPWAEIRISDTGGGIPKNIQGRIFDPFFTTKEVGKGTGQGLAIARAVIKDKHHGALIFVVEEGVGTTFLIQLPLEQPKEHDSVG, encoded by the coding sequence ATGAATACTAAGCACCCCACACTTCCAGTTGAAAAACCGGACAACCAACAGATACACGAACTCAGCGCTATCTTCAGTGCTCCTGAAGCGGATCTTGCCCTGCTCAAAGAATATGATCTGGTCAAAGTCATTCTGGAAACCTCCCAGGCGATTGTCCTCATCCTGGACAAAGATGCCCGGATTGTTTTTTTCAATGAATTTTTAGCACAGCTTTCCGGATATAAGCTTGATGAAGTAAAAGGCAAAGAATGGTTTCCGCTCTTTTTACCCCCAGCCGGTCGATCCACGATCCGATCGGTTTTCCAGACAATTTTAGAAAACCAGACGCAGCATATCATGGTGAACCCCATTTTACTCCGCTCCGGACAAGAAAAAATAATTGAATGGCACAATAAAATACTCCGCGACCACGACGGGGCGGTCTGCGGTGTCTTCGCCTTTGGAAAGGATATTACTGAGCAGGTCACGACCAAGCGATTGCTTGAACTCCAGAGAGATTTGGCCTACAGCGTCAATAACATGCCTTCCCTAAAAAAGGGACTCCCGCAGGTTTTCCGGATTTTACAGGACCAAACTAAAGAAATTGATGATTGCGCCATTGCGCTTTTGGCAACTCCTCCCAAAAAATCCGTGTGTTTCACCAGCCGGGAATTTCCCCTCGCTTCGAATGATACCGCATTCCGGTTTTTCGAGCGTTTGTGTGCGAGTACACCAAAACTTCAGGATAAACCATATTACATCAATTTTAAAGCATCTCGTGAAAATGACCAGGATTGGGAGCGGACGGGTTTTTTGGGTGTGGGTATCCTTCCGATCCGCCATGAAAATAAAACCCTCGGTATCTTTTTTATTGCCTCGCAGCATTATACCTCACTGCCGAAAAATTTACGGTCCATGCTTGAACTCACTTGCACCCACCTGGGAAGTGTCCTCTCGATGCTAAAAAACCGAGAACAATTACATCAGGAAAAAGAAAAATACCTCCGTATCTTTGACAGCTCGTCCGATGCCGTATTGCTGCTTGACGAAACCAAGATTGTTGACTGCAATGCGGCAGCAGTAAAGATGTTCCGCCTTTCCGGCAAAGAAGAAATGATGGCGTTTTCCATTCTCAATTATTCCCCGCCCCTGCAACCGAACGGACGCAGCTCTGAAGACCTTGCCCAACAGCGTACCCAAGACGCCTTTGCCCGGGGATATAGACGCTTTATCTGGATGCATTGCCGTAAAAACGGGGAAGCTTTTCCCGCCGAAATTCAATTAATCCCTTTCCTTACCTGCGATAAAAAATTTATTCAATCCAATATTCGTGATATCAGTTCTCAGATAAAAAACCAGGACAATCTTCAAAAAAGCATGGATATCCAGGCTTCACTGTATGAACTGATCAGCCTTTCTCTGGAAAAAACCTCCCTGGAAGAATTTTTAAACAGTGCCGCCGCTCAATTCCTGTCACTTCCTTGGATGGAAAAAATCATAAATAGCGCAATTTTCATCACCGATCCGGAGCAAACCCGGCTGCACTTAAACGCCTCCAAAGAATTGTCTGAAGAACAACAAAAACAACTACACACCCTGGCACTTGCCGACTTCACAGCCCGGCACACCGATTTTCTCTCTCTGCCGGTTTTTGCCTGCCAGTCCCAAAACATACTTGACGTGATCCAGACACAAGGAGACCAATCGGTCTGGATTTGTCCGCTCCAGGATTCTAAAAAACATCTCAGGGGAATCATTATCTTAACGACCTGTCGGCGGCAAAATTTTAATTCGGCGGCAGAAGCCTTTTTCTGTACAGCCGAACAAATGATCATCAACGTGATTCACCGTAAACAGGCAGAGCAGACTTTCCAAACCGAATACACCCGTATGGACTATCTAATTAACTCCATTCCCTCTGTCGTCATTGCGGTCAATAAAAATAATACCATTACGCTATGGAACCATACCGCCCAACAGTTGTTTGCCATCCCCGCCACCGAAGTCATGGGCACCCATTTCCCGGACTGCACGATTCCCTGGGAATGGTCTCACACCCTCCGGAATATCCCCAATTTGCTACACCGCTCCAAGTCGCTCAAATTTGAGAACATTCGCTTTACGCGGCCGGACAAAACTGAAGGTTTTCTGGATCTGCTGATTACTCCCCTGCAAGGTACCCTTCACCAATTTTCAGAATTCTTACTGATCGGTATCGACCGGACCGGGCAAAAATCCCTGGAAACCCAATTGTTGCACTCGCAAAAAATGGAATCCATCGGTCAATTGGCTGCCGGGATTGCCCATGAAATCAATACCCCCACACAATACGTGGGTGATAATATCCGGTTTTTACAAGACTCCTTTGGCGATGTTTTTGATTTGCTGGAAAAATTTCTGGCAACCTATCAAAAATACCCACCAGCCATGGGCGACAATGACTCGGACGCGCTGGCGCAGGCTGTCCAAAACCTTGATTTCAATTATCTTCTTGAAGAGGTTCCCCAAGCAGTCCTACAATCCTTGGAAGGGGTGGAAAGAGTTGCCACCATTGTCAAAGCCATGAAAGGATTTGCCCATCCGGATGGCAATCGTACTCTAACAGCGTCGGATATCAATCTTGGCATCCAAAATACAGTGACTGTTTCCAGAAATGAGTGGAAATATGTTGCCGAGACTAAGATGGATCTGGACCCTGACATGCCTATGGTTCCCTGCCTGCCAGGTGAAATAAATCAGGTTATTTTAAATATTATTGTCAATGCAGCCCATGCCATTGAATCACAGGCCGGCAGCCATCCTGAAATCAAGGGTAAAATTAAAGTGACCACCTGTCTTAATAAACCCTGGGCTGAAATCCGGATCAGTGATACCGGCGGCGGTATTCCCAAAAACATTCAGGGACGTATTTTTGATCCCTTTTTCACAACCAAAGAAGTCGGAAAGGGCACCGGCCAGGGTTTGGCCATCGCCCGTGCAGTCATCAAGGATAAGCACCATGGTGCGCTGATTTTTGTTGTTGAAGAAGGCGTTGGCACAACTTTTTTGATCCAACTACCCCTGGAGCAGCCAAAGGAGCACGATTCCGTTGGATAA
- a CDS encoding ATP-binding cassette domain-containing protein has product MVALQAVDFSIGGKQILKDINLTVGERETLAVLGASGSGKSTILRVILGLAVPDSGKVLIDGQDINQVSYLELVDIRKKFGMVFQEGALFDSLTVGENVGYYYMEHEKMTHAQVGPRVQEMLDTVGLSHTINMLPEELSGGMRRRVAIARALIYRPELILYDEPTTGLDPVARESILNLINQLKHDHNVASVIVTHNMEDAAKAADNFVVIRAGELVWKGSRRQFLSRQKKMIVDYFGDPGKKYESEEFVR; this is encoded by the coding sequence ATGGTTGCATTACAAGCAGTGGATTTTTCGATTGGCGGCAAACAGATTTTAAAGGACATCAATCTCACGGTAGGCGAGCGGGAGACGTTGGCCGTTTTAGGGGCTTCCGGATCCGGGAAAAGTACGATTTTGCGCGTAATTCTCGGTCTGGCAGTTCCGGATAGCGGAAAGGTTCTGATTGACGGCCAGGATATCAATCAGGTGAGCTATCTGGAGTTGGTGGATATTCGGAAAAAATTTGGTATGGTTTTTCAGGAAGGTGCCTTGTTTGATTCGCTGACCGTGGGGGAAAATGTGGGTTATTATTATATGGAACATGAAAAAATGACCCATGCCCAGGTGGGGCCGCGTGTTCAGGAAATGCTCGACACGGTCGGACTGAGTCATACCATTAATATGCTGCCGGAAGAATTATCCGGCGGGATGCGCCGCAGGGTTGCTATTGCGCGCGCATTAATTTATCGACCTGAACTTATTTTATATGATGAGCCCACCACCGGACTCGATCCTGTGGCGCGCGAGAGTATTTTAAATCTGATTAATCAGCTAAAACATGATCACAATGTTGCCAGTGTGATTGTGACGCATAACATGGAAGATGCCGCCAAGGCTGCGGATAATTTTGTTGTGATTCGTGCCGGTGAACTGGTATGGAAAGGCAGCCGGCGTCAGTTTCTTTCGAGGCAGAAAAAAATGATTGTAGACTATTTTGGAGATCCCGGAAAAAAATATGAGAGCGAGGAATTTGTAAGGTGA